In the genome of Lacerta agilis isolate rLacAgi1 chromosome 2, rLacAgi1.pri, whole genome shotgun sequence, one region contains:
- the TMEM94 gene encoding transmembrane protein 94 isoform X2: MLFKQTDLWMSQHAKSGKDEMTSNLGLTTTKALTILRDQLSALLEGHQKERKKAISWKEVWRASFLHHGNRCSCFHWPGASLMLLTVLILLCCYGSQPQGSEGSEIVNALALFLLVLLDVLLIGRQERLKRQEVEKRLRDIIGRINDALNDGKELSWTNSMYPDLHMPFAPSWSLHWVYRDGHLVNLPVSLLVTGDVVALRPGQESFTSLRGIKDDEHIVLEPGDLFPPFSPPPSPNGEVKKGPQNPQQYRLFRVTKTPVIDNVRLCLDMALSRSVTALDNERFTVQSVMLKLAVPIVLIGFLITNAIRFVFMAPGVVPWQYTLLQLQVNGVLPILPLLFPVLWILATAFGEARVLAQMSKTSPTSLLAKFSEDTLSSYTEVVSTQEMMRCIWSHFLDVLKGRSPTLTFTSSLLHSLGSVTVLCCVDKQGILSWPNPSPETVLFFSGKVEPPHSSHEDLTDELSTRSFCHPELDEEPHERDALLSGPLSDIVHITNEQDRAEWSTGNTPKSSEAHTHKKPTGRSKHPSGSNVSFSKDIEGGEEEPVQVEADSEGLACEAEDFVCDYHLEMLSLSQDQQNPSCIQFDDSNWQMHLTSLKPLGLNVLLNLCNASVTERLCRFSDHLCNIALQETHNAVLPVHIPWGLCELARLIGFTPGAKELFKQENYLALYRLPSDEMVKETMLGKLSFITKRRPPLSHMISLFVKDTTTSTEQMLSHGTADVILEACTDFWDGSDIYPLSGSDRKKVLDFYQRACLSGYCSAFSYKPMHCALSSQLNGKCIELVQVPGQSAIFTSCDLPGTTPIKQSSRRSSWSSDEGIGEAMEKEDCIQALSGQIFMGMVSSQYQARSDVVRLIEGLVNACIRFVYFSLEDELKSKVFAEKMGLETGWNCHISLTPNGDVPGSEIPPSSPSHAGSLRDDLQQVSREDAEGLLLMEEEGHSDLISFQPTDSDIPSFLEDCNRAKLPRGIHQVRPHLQNIDNVPLLVPLFTDCTPETMCEMIKIMQEYGEVTCCLGSSANLRNNCLFLQSDISIALDPLYPSRCSWETFGYATSTNMTRISDDLTPLQLSGQLNSLSCSLTIYPEETIGLIRLIEQARHATYGIRKCFLFLLQCQLTLVIIQFLSCLGQLPPILSTTDILWLSCFCYPLLSVSLLGKPPHSSIMSMATGKNLTSIPKKTQQYFLFCFLLKFSLTICTCLVCFGYMLQDYCANFNSSAFNVNVTGCSSIMLHSAESSPNWFGEFSSILLLAQKFTAGMIVLHTVFISVTHVHRTKPLWKKSPFTNFWWTLTVVIVLLGQVIQTLLDLKLWVNLKSPVTYKMDDIPMASWLLGLLSLILVVIINETVKLHEIRVRVRYQKRQKLQFETKLGMNSPF, translated from the exons gaGGTGTGGCGAGCCAGTTTCCTGCACCATGGCAACCGCTGTTCCTGTTTCCATTGGCCAGGGGCATCCCTGATGCTGCTGACAGTGCTGATACTATTATGCTGTTATGGGAGCCAACCACAAGGAAG TGAAGGTTCTGAAATTGTGAACGCCTTGGCGCTGTTCCTCTTGGTGCTGCTCGACGTCCTCTTGATTGGACGGCAAGAGAGGCTAAAGCGCCAGGAAGTCGAGAAGAGACTCCGGGACATCATTGGCAGGATAAATG atgccttgaatgatggcaAAGAGCTGAGCTGGACAAACTCCATGTACCCTGACCTTCACATGCCCTTTGCCCCCTCCTGGTCACTCCATTGGGTCTACAGGGATGGCCATCTTGTCAATCTTCCAGTCAGCTTGTTAGTAACGGGTGATGTCGTTGCCCTGAGGCCAGGGCAGGAGTCCTTCACTTCTCTCAGAGGGATTAAG GATGATGAGCACATTGTCCTGGAGCCTGGggatctctttccccccttttctcctccacCATCTCCAAATGGGGAGGTGAAGAAGGGACCTCAGAATCCACAACAGTATCGACTCTTTCGTGTCACCAAAACACCAGTGATTGACAATGTCAG GTTATGTTTAGACATGGCTTTGTCACGTTCCGTGACTGCTCTGGATAACGAAAGGTTCACTGTACAGTCCGTGATGCTCAAGCTTGCTGTTCCCATTGTGCTG ATTGGTTTCCTGATCACCAATGCCATACGCTTTGTTTTCATGGCTCCTGGAGTTGTCCCTTGGCAATACACATTGCTTCAGCTGCAG GTCAATGGGGTCCTGCCCATCCTCCCACTGCTGTTCCCTGTCTTGTGGATTCTTGCCACTGCCTTCGGTGAAGCCAGAGTCCTGGCCCAGATGAGCAAGACCTCACCCACTTCCCTG CTGGCTAAGTTCTCAGAGGACACACTGAGCAGCTACACAGAGGTGGTATCTACCCAG GAAATGATGCGGTGCATCTGGAGCCACTTCCTGGATGTTCTGAAGGGCAGGTCTCCAACCCTCACCTTCACCTCTAGTTTGCTTCACAGCCTGGGATCTGTCACA GTGCTTTGCTGTGTGGATAAGCAAGGAATTCTGTCCTGGCCTAATCCCAGTCCAGAGACGGTTTTGTTCTTCAGTGGTAAAGTGGAACCTCCTCATAGCAGCCATGAAGACCTGACAGATGAACTCTCCACACGCTCCTTCTGCCACCCAGAATTGGACGAAGAG CCCCACGAAAGGGACGCTCTGCTCTCGGGGCCTTTGTCAGACATCGTTCACATCACCAATGAGCAAGACAGAGCGGAGTGGTCTACCGGCAACACCCCAAAGTCTTCTGAGGCTCATACTCACAAGAAGCCAACCGGCCGCAGCAAACACCCTTCGGGATCCAATGTGAGCTTCAGTAAGGACAtcgagggtggggaggaggagcccgtgCAG GTTGAGGCTGACAGCGAGGGACTGGCATGTGAGGCGGAAGACTTTGTGTGCGATTACCACTTGGAGATGCTGAGCCTCTCCCAGGACCAGCAGAATCCCTCCTGCATCCAGTTTGACGACTCCAACTGGCAGATGCACTTGACCTCCCTGAAGCCCCTGGGCTTGAACGTGCTGCTTAACTTGTGCAACGCCAGTGTGACGGAACGCCTGTGCCGATTCTCCGACCACCTCTGCAACATCGCCCTGCAGGAGACGCACAATGCCGTGTTGCCTGTCCATATTCCGTGGGGACTCTGTGAGCTGGCTAGGCTCATAG gcttTACACCTGGTGCCAAAGAGCTTTTCAAGCAGGAGAACTACTTGGCCCTTTACCGGCTGCCATCAGATGAGATGGTGAAGGAGACGATGCTTGGGAAACTCTCATTCATCACCAAAAGGAGACCACCTTTGAGCCACATGATCAGCCTTTTTGTCAAAGACACTACTACCA GCACCGAGCAGATGCTTTCCCATGGGACTGCCGACGTCATCCTGGAGGCCTGCACGGACTTCTGGGATGGTTCGGATATCTATCCGCTGTCTGGCTCTGACAG GAAGAAAGTGTTGGATTTCTACCAACGTGCCTGTCTTTCGGGCTATTGCTCCGCCTTCTCTTACAAGCCCATGCACTGCGCCTTGTCCTCCCAGCTCAATGGGAAGTGCATAGAGCTAGTGCAGGTCCCCGGGCAGAGTGCCATCTTCACGTCCTGTGATCTCCCTGGGACGACGCCCATCAAGCAGAGCAGCCGGAGGAGCAGCTGGAGCTCCGATG AAGGGATTGGGGAAGCGATGGAGAAGGAGGACTGCATCCAGGCTCTGAGCGGCCAGATCTTCATGGGAATGGTCTCATCCCAGTATCAGGCCCGATCCGATGTCGTCCGCCTCATTGAGGGACTTGTCAATGCCTGCATTCGTTTTGTCTACTTCTCCCTGGAAGATGAGCTCAAGAGCAAG GTGTTTGCTGAGAAGATGGGTCTGGAGACCGGCTGGAATTGCCACATATCCCTGACACCCAATGGAGATGTGCCTGGTTCCGAAATCCCTCCTTCCAGCCCCAGCCATGCAGGCTCCTTGCGAGATGATCTACAGCAGG TTTCCCGAGAAGATGCAGaggggcttctgctgatggaggAGGAAGGACACTCTGACCTTATTAGCTTTCAGCCAACTGACAGTGACATCCCCAGCTTCCTGGAGGATTGCAATAGG GCCAAACTGCCACGAGGAATCCACCAGGTGAGGCCCCACCTGCAGAATATTGACAACGTGCCTTTGCTTGTTCCTCTGTTTACAGATTGCACCCCAGAAA CCATGTGTGAGATGATTAAGATCATGCAGGAATACGGGGAGGTCACTTGCTGCCTTGGCAGCTCTGCCAACTTGCGCAacaactgccttttccttcaGAGCGACATCAG CATAGCCCTGGATCCTCTTTATCCCTCTCGCTGCTCTTGGGAGACGTTTGGGTATGCCACCAGCACTAACATGACCCGTATCTCCGATGACCTCACGCCTCTTCAGCTGTCTGGCCAGCTGAACAGCCTATCGTGCTCCCTGACTATTTATCCGGAAGAAACCATTGGGCTCATCAGACTTATAGAACAG GCCCGGCATGCAACTTACGGTATTCGCAaatgcttcctcttcctcctccagtgtcAGCTGACTCTGGTCATAATCCAG TTCCTTTCTTgcctggggcagctgccccccattcTCAGTACCACCGACATCTTGTGGCTTTCCTGCTTCTGCTACCCGTTGCTAAG TGTGTCCCTCCTGGGCAAGCCCCCTCACAGTTCCATCATGTCCATGGCAACTGGGAAGAACCTGACCTCCATTCCTAAAAAG ACCCAGCAATActtcctgttctgcttcctgctgaaattcagCCTTACCATCTGCACCTGCTTGGTTTGCTTTGGCTACATGCTGCAGGATTACTGTGCAAACTTCAACTCCTCTGCCTTCAATGTGAATGTCACAGGCTGCTCCTCCATCATGCTGCACAG TGCAGAAAGCTCCCCCAACTGGTTTGGAGAATTTTCCAGCATCCTTCTCCTGGCCCAGAAGTTCACGGCTGGGATGATTGTCTTACATACTG TGTTTATCTCTGTCACCCACGTCCATCGTACCAAACCACTGTGGAAGAAAAGCCCCTTCACTAACTTCTGGTGGACTCTGACAGTTGTCATTGT GCTCCTGGGCCAAGTCATCCAGACCCTCCTGGACCTGAAGCTCTGGGTGAACCTCAAGTCTCCAGTGACCTACAAAATGGATGACATTCCCATGGCCTCCTGGCTGTTGGGTTTGCTCTCTCTTATCCTTGTTGTGATCATCAATGAGACTGTCAAACTCCATGAAATCAG
- the TMEM94 gene encoding transmembrane protein 94 isoform X4 translates to MDSKEKCQDEMTSNLGLTTTKALTILRDQLSALLEGHQKERKKAISWKEVWRASFLHHGNRCSCFHWPGASLMLLTVLILLCCYGSQPQGSEGSEIVNALALFLLVLLDVLLIGRQERLKRQEVEKRLRDIIGRINDALNDGKELSWTNSMYPDLHMPFAPSWSLHWVYRDGHLVNLPVSLLVTGDVVALRPGQESFTSLRGIKDDEHIVLEPGDLFPPFSPPPSPNGEVKKGPQNPQQYRLFRVTKTPVIDNVRLCLDMALSRSVTALDNERFTVQSVMLKLAVPIVLIGFLITNAIRFVFMAPGVVPWQYTLLQLQVNGVLPILPLLFPVLWILATAFGEARVLAQMSKTSPTSLLAKFSEDTLSSYTEVVSTQEMMRCIWSHFLDVLKGRSPTLTFTSSLLHSLGSVTVLCCVDKQGILSWPNPSPETVLFFSGKVEPPHSSHEDLTDELSTRSFCHPELDEEPHERDALLSGPLSDIVHITNEQDRAEWSTGNTPKSSEAHTHKKPTGRSKHPSGSNVSFSKDIEGGEEEPVQVEADSEGLACEAEDFVCDYHLEMLSLSQDQQNPSCIQFDDSNWQMHLTSLKPLGLNVLLNLCNASVTERLCRFSDHLCNIALQETHNAVLPVHIPWGLCELARLIGFTPGAKELFKQENYLALYRLPSDEMVKETMLGKLSFITKRRPPLSHMISLFVKDTTTSTEQMLSHGTADVILEACTDFWDGSDIYPLSGSDRKKVLDFYQRACLSGYCSAFSYKPMHCALSSQLNGKCIELVQVPGQSAIFTSCDLPGTTPIKQSSRRSSWSSDEGIGEAMEKEDCIQALSGQIFMGMVSSQYQARSDVVRLIEGLVNACIRFVYFSLEDELKSKVFAEKMGLETGWNCHISLTPNGDVPGSEIPPSSPSHAGSLRDDLQQVSREDAEGLLLMEEEGHSDLISFQPTDSDIPSFLEDCNRAKLPRGIHQVRPHLQNIDNVPLLVPLFTDCTPETMCEMIKIMQEYGEVTCCLGSSANLRNNCLFLQSDISIALDPLYPSRCSWETFGYATSTNMTRISDDLTPLQLSGQLNSLSCSLTIYPEETIGLIRLIEQARHATYGIRKCFLFLLQCQLTLVIIQFLSCLGQLPPILSTTDILWLSCFCYPLLSVSLLGKPPHSSIMSMATGKNLTSIPKKTQQYFLFCFLLKFSLTICTCLVCFGYMLQDYCANFNSSAFNVNVTGCSSIMLHSSAESSPNWFGEFSSILLLAQKFTAGMIVLHTVFISVTHVHRTKPLWKKSPFTNFWWTLTVVIVLLGQVIQTLLDLKLWVNLKSPVTYKMDDIPMASWLLGLLSLILVVIINETVKLHEIRVRVRYQKRQKLQFETKLGMNSPF, encoded by the exons gaGGTGTGGCGAGCCAGTTTCCTGCACCATGGCAACCGCTGTTCCTGTTTCCATTGGCCAGGGGCATCCCTGATGCTGCTGACAGTGCTGATACTATTATGCTGTTATGGGAGCCAACCACAAGGAAG TGAAGGTTCTGAAATTGTGAACGCCTTGGCGCTGTTCCTCTTGGTGCTGCTCGACGTCCTCTTGATTGGACGGCAAGAGAGGCTAAAGCGCCAGGAAGTCGAGAAGAGACTCCGGGACATCATTGGCAGGATAAATG atgccttgaatgatggcaAAGAGCTGAGCTGGACAAACTCCATGTACCCTGACCTTCACATGCCCTTTGCCCCCTCCTGGTCACTCCATTGGGTCTACAGGGATGGCCATCTTGTCAATCTTCCAGTCAGCTTGTTAGTAACGGGTGATGTCGTTGCCCTGAGGCCAGGGCAGGAGTCCTTCACTTCTCTCAGAGGGATTAAG GATGATGAGCACATTGTCCTGGAGCCTGGggatctctttccccccttttctcctccacCATCTCCAAATGGGGAGGTGAAGAAGGGACCTCAGAATCCACAACAGTATCGACTCTTTCGTGTCACCAAAACACCAGTGATTGACAATGTCAG GTTATGTTTAGACATGGCTTTGTCACGTTCCGTGACTGCTCTGGATAACGAAAGGTTCACTGTACAGTCCGTGATGCTCAAGCTTGCTGTTCCCATTGTGCTG ATTGGTTTCCTGATCACCAATGCCATACGCTTTGTTTTCATGGCTCCTGGAGTTGTCCCTTGGCAATACACATTGCTTCAGCTGCAG GTCAATGGGGTCCTGCCCATCCTCCCACTGCTGTTCCCTGTCTTGTGGATTCTTGCCACTGCCTTCGGTGAAGCCAGAGTCCTGGCCCAGATGAGCAAGACCTCACCCACTTCCCTG CTGGCTAAGTTCTCAGAGGACACACTGAGCAGCTACACAGAGGTGGTATCTACCCAG GAAATGATGCGGTGCATCTGGAGCCACTTCCTGGATGTTCTGAAGGGCAGGTCTCCAACCCTCACCTTCACCTCTAGTTTGCTTCACAGCCTGGGATCTGTCACA GTGCTTTGCTGTGTGGATAAGCAAGGAATTCTGTCCTGGCCTAATCCCAGTCCAGAGACGGTTTTGTTCTTCAGTGGTAAAGTGGAACCTCCTCATAGCAGCCATGAAGACCTGACAGATGAACTCTCCACACGCTCCTTCTGCCACCCAGAATTGGACGAAGAG CCCCACGAAAGGGACGCTCTGCTCTCGGGGCCTTTGTCAGACATCGTTCACATCACCAATGAGCAAGACAGAGCGGAGTGGTCTACCGGCAACACCCCAAAGTCTTCTGAGGCTCATACTCACAAGAAGCCAACCGGCCGCAGCAAACACCCTTCGGGATCCAATGTGAGCTTCAGTAAGGACAtcgagggtggggaggaggagcccgtgCAG GTTGAGGCTGACAGCGAGGGACTGGCATGTGAGGCGGAAGACTTTGTGTGCGATTACCACTTGGAGATGCTGAGCCTCTCCCAGGACCAGCAGAATCCCTCCTGCATCCAGTTTGACGACTCCAACTGGCAGATGCACTTGACCTCCCTGAAGCCCCTGGGCTTGAACGTGCTGCTTAACTTGTGCAACGCCAGTGTGACGGAACGCCTGTGCCGATTCTCCGACCACCTCTGCAACATCGCCCTGCAGGAGACGCACAATGCCGTGTTGCCTGTCCATATTCCGTGGGGACTCTGTGAGCTGGCTAGGCTCATAG gcttTACACCTGGTGCCAAAGAGCTTTTCAAGCAGGAGAACTACTTGGCCCTTTACCGGCTGCCATCAGATGAGATGGTGAAGGAGACGATGCTTGGGAAACTCTCATTCATCACCAAAAGGAGACCACCTTTGAGCCACATGATCAGCCTTTTTGTCAAAGACACTACTACCA GCACCGAGCAGATGCTTTCCCATGGGACTGCCGACGTCATCCTGGAGGCCTGCACGGACTTCTGGGATGGTTCGGATATCTATCCGCTGTCTGGCTCTGACAG GAAGAAAGTGTTGGATTTCTACCAACGTGCCTGTCTTTCGGGCTATTGCTCCGCCTTCTCTTACAAGCCCATGCACTGCGCCTTGTCCTCCCAGCTCAATGGGAAGTGCATAGAGCTAGTGCAGGTCCCCGGGCAGAGTGCCATCTTCACGTCCTGTGATCTCCCTGGGACGACGCCCATCAAGCAGAGCAGCCGGAGGAGCAGCTGGAGCTCCGATG AAGGGATTGGGGAAGCGATGGAGAAGGAGGACTGCATCCAGGCTCTGAGCGGCCAGATCTTCATGGGAATGGTCTCATCCCAGTATCAGGCCCGATCCGATGTCGTCCGCCTCATTGAGGGACTTGTCAATGCCTGCATTCGTTTTGTCTACTTCTCCCTGGAAGATGAGCTCAAGAGCAAG GTGTTTGCTGAGAAGATGGGTCTGGAGACCGGCTGGAATTGCCACATATCCCTGACACCCAATGGAGATGTGCCTGGTTCCGAAATCCCTCCTTCCAGCCCCAGCCATGCAGGCTCCTTGCGAGATGATCTACAGCAGG TTTCCCGAGAAGATGCAGaggggcttctgctgatggaggAGGAAGGACACTCTGACCTTATTAGCTTTCAGCCAACTGACAGTGACATCCCCAGCTTCCTGGAGGATTGCAATAGG GCCAAACTGCCACGAGGAATCCACCAGGTGAGGCCCCACCTGCAGAATATTGACAACGTGCCTTTGCTTGTTCCTCTGTTTACAGATTGCACCCCAGAAA CCATGTGTGAGATGATTAAGATCATGCAGGAATACGGGGAGGTCACTTGCTGCCTTGGCAGCTCTGCCAACTTGCGCAacaactgccttttccttcaGAGCGACATCAG CATAGCCCTGGATCCTCTTTATCCCTCTCGCTGCTCTTGGGAGACGTTTGGGTATGCCACCAGCACTAACATGACCCGTATCTCCGATGACCTCACGCCTCTTCAGCTGTCTGGCCAGCTGAACAGCCTATCGTGCTCCCTGACTATTTATCCGGAAGAAACCATTGGGCTCATCAGACTTATAGAACAG GCCCGGCATGCAACTTACGGTATTCGCAaatgcttcctcttcctcctccagtgtcAGCTGACTCTGGTCATAATCCAG TTCCTTTCTTgcctggggcagctgccccccattcTCAGTACCACCGACATCTTGTGGCTTTCCTGCTTCTGCTACCCGTTGCTAAG TGTGTCCCTCCTGGGCAAGCCCCCTCACAGTTCCATCATGTCCATGGCAACTGGGAAGAACCTGACCTCCATTCCTAAAAAG ACCCAGCAATActtcctgttctgcttcctgctgaaattcagCCTTACCATCTGCACCTGCTTGGTTTGCTTTGGCTACATGCTGCAGGATTACTGTGCAAACTTCAACTCCTCTGCCTTCAATGTGAATGTCACAGGCTGCTCCTCCATCATGCTGCACAG TAGTGCAGAAAGCTCCCCCAACTGGTTTGGAGAATTTTCCAGCATCCTTCTCCTGGCCCAGAAGTTCACGGCTGGGATGATTGTCTTACATACTG TGTTTATCTCTGTCACCCACGTCCATCGTACCAAACCACTGTGGAAGAAAAGCCCCTTCACTAACTTCTGGTGGACTCTGACAGTTGTCATTGT GCTCCTGGGCCAAGTCATCCAGACCCTCCTGGACCTGAAGCTCTGGGTGAACCTCAAGTCTCCAGTGACCTACAAAATGGATGACATTCCCATGGCCTCCTGGCTGTTGGGTTTGCTCTCTCTTATCCTTGTTGTGATCATCAATGAGACTGTCAAACTCCATGAAATCAG